A DNA window from Bacteroides cellulosilyticus contains the following coding sequences:
- the dnaB gene encoding replicative DNA helicase, translating into MNGIWNPQDEEMEEAVVGACLIESEAMPLIAGKIGPEVFYNETNRLIFSTMLSMNHRGLPIDILTVKSELAARGKLEAAGGAYNVTRLSGRVASGAHLEYHVAILKELYIRREAILGSHKQLAAASDQSVDIADILVGMHNLLDRLEGTLGTADHLRGMEQLMEDTLVQVEARVENNKNGVTGIPTGLTELDEMTGGWQQGDLVVIAARPSVGKTAFALHLARAAAAAGCHTVVFSLEMQGERLGDRWLLAATEDVNPSHLRNGQLDTSELRQVREASVELAGLSIRVDDSPVVSMDHVRGVARMLQSKGECDLIILDYLQLCKMDAGQDNRNREQEVAQAARKAKLMAKELNVPVLLLSQLNRASEGRPDCRPALSDLRESGAIEQDADMVMLLYRPAMHNMKSESKSKYPSEGLGVAIVAKHRNGETGDIYFAHNPSLTKIGDYMPPMEWLMRHAK; encoded by the coding sequence ATGAATGGAATATGGAATCCTCAGGATGAGGAGATGGAAGAAGCGGTGGTGGGCGCCTGTCTGATAGAGAGCGAAGCCATGCCGCTGATTGCCGGGAAGATTGGCCCGGAGGTGTTCTACAACGAGACAAACCGGCTGATTTTCTCCACCATGTTGAGCATGAACCATAGAGGCCTGCCTATTGACATCCTCACCGTGAAGAGCGAACTGGCAGCCCGCGGCAAACTGGAAGCGGCGGGAGGGGCCTACAACGTGACGCGCCTGAGCGGTCGCGTGGCGTCGGGGGCGCATCTGGAATATCACGTTGCCATACTGAAGGAACTGTACATACGCCGGGAGGCGATACTGGGGTCGCACAAGCAATTGGCTGCCGCCTCGGATCAGTCGGTGGACATTGCGGACATCCTGGTGGGTATGCACAATTTGCTGGACCGCCTGGAAGGGACGCTGGGCACCGCCGACCATCTCCGGGGCATGGAGCAACTGATGGAGGATACGCTGGTGCAGGTGGAAGCTCGCGTGGAGAACAATAAGAACGGCGTCACGGGCATTCCCACCGGGCTGACCGAACTGGACGAGATGACGGGTGGATGGCAGCAGGGCGACCTGGTTGTCATCGCCGCGCGTCCGTCGGTGGGAAAGACGGCCTTCGCGCTGCACCTGGCACGGGCGGCTGCTGCGGCGGGATGCCACACGGTGGTTTTCAGTCTGGAGATGCAGGGCGAGAGGCTGGGGGACCGGTGGCTGCTTGCAGCTACGGAAGATGTAAATCCTTCGCACTTGCGCAACGGGCAGCTCGATACAAGTGAGTTGCGGCAGGTGAGGGAAGCCTCGGTGGAACTGGCGGGACTTTCTATCCGAGTGGACGACAGTCCGGTGGTGAGCATGGATCATGTGCGCGGAGTGGCGCGGATGTTGCAGAGTAAGGGGGAGTGCGACCTGATTATCCTGGACTACCTGCAACTGTGCAAGATGGATGCGGGGCAGGATAACCGCAACCGCGAACAGGAGGTGGCGCAGGCCGCCCGCAAGGCGAAACTAATGGCGAAGGAACTGAATGTGCCGGTACTGCTGCTCAGTCAGCTGAACCGTGCCAGCGAGGGGCGTCCCGATTGCCGCCCGGCGTTGAGCGACTTGCGTGAGAGTGGGGCGATAGAACAGGATGCGGACATGGTAATGCTGCTTTATCGTCCGGCCATGCACAATATGAAAAGTGAGAGCAAGAGCAAATATCCTTCAGAAGGGCTGGGAGTGGCGATTGTGGCCAAACACCGCAATGGGGAGACGGGCGACATCTACTTTGCCCACAACCCCAGCCTGACGAAGATAGGGGATTATATGCCGCCGATGGAGTGGCTGATGAGGCATGCGAAGTGA